The Schistocerca americana isolate TAMUIC-IGC-003095 chromosome 8, iqSchAmer2.1, whole genome shotgun sequence genome contains the following window.
tgatgccgtattcctggacttcaggaaggcatttgatacggttccgcacttacgtttagtgaaaaaaatacgagcttacggaataacGGACccggtttgtgattggattcaggatttcctagaagaaagaacacaacatgtcattcataacggttcaaaatctgcagacgtagaggtaatttcgggagtaccgcagggaagcgtgataggacctttattgtttacaatatacataaatgacttagttgacaacatcggtagctccgtgaggctatttgcagatgacacggttgtctacaagaaagtagcaacatcagaagactcgtacgtactccaggaggacctgcagaggattaatgcatggtgcgacagctggcagctttccctaaacgtagataaatgtaatataatgcgcatacataggggcagaaatccattccagtacgattatgccataggtggtaaatcattggaagcggtaacgaccgtaaaatacttaggagttactatccggagcgatctgaagtggaatgatcacataaaacaaatagtgggaaaagcaggcgccaggttgagattcataggaagaattctaagaaaatatgactcatcgacgaaagaagtagcttacaaaacgcttgttcgtccgattcttgagtattgctcatcagtatgggacccttaccaggttggattaatagaagagatagacatgatccagcgaaaagcagcgcgattcgtcatggggacatttagtcagcgcgagagcgatacggagatgctgaacaagctccagtggcggacacttcaagaaaggcgttacgcaatacggagaggtttattatcgaaattacgagagagcacattccgggaagagatgggcaacatattactaccgcccacatatatctcgcgtaatgatcacaacgaaaagatccgagaaattagagcaaatacggagacttacaagcagtcgttcttcccatgcacaattcgtgaatggaacagggatggggggatcagatagtggtacaataagtaccctccgccacacaccgtaaggtggctcgcggagtatagatgtagatgtagatgtagatgtagttctaagttctaggggactgatgaccgcagcagttgagtcccatagtgctcagaaccatttgaaccattcttgaggtaacgccggtcaactgctttttgtgtatgagaaatcgttgaaAACTtacctcatgccagcacgttgtaggtgtcgccactggcgcccaccttgtgtgaatgctctgaaaagctaatcatttgtatatcagagcatcttcttcctgtcggttaaattttgcgtctgtagcacgtcatcttcgtggtgtagcaactttaatggccagcagtgtaaagaAACTAGAGATGAGACAGAGAAGCTCAGCTGTGCTGATGGGGACCACCTCATTGGTCACAAGGAGAGATTGAGAGAGAATGAAACGACTTTTTAGTGTGTAAAATGTTAGAATGCAAATTACTGGTTAATCAAATTGAGAAGTCTAGGGAAAGGAACTAGTGTGATCTAAGGatcagttttttcgtttggcgctctGAGGACTCAGCCAGTGTGAACAGAGTAAGATACGTGGAACATACCAACGCAAAATTTCTTTGTACAAGGCATTTGACCATAAATAATTTCATCCTAGACCTCACTCTCTCCTTCATCTTGGACTCCATAGCGATCTTAATGTCAGACTCCATCGAAGGCTGCTGCTTTCGTGCTGTTGCCAGAGCCGATGTACCGAGGGACTTATGCAAAATTTCTTTGTACAAGGCATTTGACCATAAATAATTTCATCCTAGAACTCACTCTCTCCTTCATCTTGGACTCCATAGCGATCTTCATGTCAGACTCCATCGAAGGCTGCTGCTTTCGTGCCGCCGCCAGAGCCGATGTACCGGGGGACTTAGAAAAAGTTCGGGCTGATCTGCACTTTGCAGCTGGTGAGGCTTCCTCGTGCTACCAATGACTGATTATGCAGCCACTTCAAGCTCCACCTGCAGTACTATGGTGACATCGAGCAGCAACCGCGAGACGATGCGTAGGGAAATTAAAGTCATTTCTTAACCGTCTCTATCTCTTCAAGGTTCAATTTGAAGACCTAAATTTTGATCCAGTGAAAAGGCTGCTTTCAACTCTGATCACAGGTGTAACATATTCTCTTGTGTAGTACTATTCGCCTTTCAGTTAATCCATGATAATCGTTGTGCACTTCACGAAAGCAATTAATACACTTGTTAGATTATTAACATCTCTTCCTCCACTTGTCGGATGTGCCAACGTCTTATTATATTAATACTGGCATTGTTTGGCAGTTGTTTTATGAATAACTGTATCAGAGTAAACCAAAGTAATTGGGACTCTCAATTCATTACTTTGGAGAATGATTAATTGACATTTGTCAACAGTATATGTCAACAAAAACAGCCAGCGATCACTAGCAACAGTATCAAAGGTTTTTCGAACGCATAGAAatatcgaaaaatggttcaaatggctctgagcactatgggactcaactgctgaggtcattagtcccctagaacttagaactagttaaacctaactaacctaaggacatcacaaacatccatgcccgaggcaggattcgaacctgcgaccgtagcggtcttgcggttccagactgcagcgcctttaaccgcacggccacttcggccggctagaaataTCGAATCTACCCGGGTCCTCTGTCCATGGTATTGAGGATAGCCCATATGAAGGCAGCGAGTTGTGTTTCAGATGATCGATATTTTCTTCGGACCCATTTTGATTTCTGTGGTGATGGTTATATTGCTAGAACTTCCCGGATTCTGGTACAAATGAGTGTGAATGCTAAACGACGCTTTCTTTTTGTACGTGCTCCTGTCCTGTCACAGGGATCCTTTTTTAGCTCAATGAATCTGCTTTGCATAGTGGTCAAGAGTGACGCTAGTTTAAATTTCTCCATTAGGTGCTGAGGGCTTCATTGAGTTGAAGCTATTTGAGCTGCTTTTCAATCCCGCTACGGGTTACTATGTAGCTCAGCAGCGATACAGCTCCTGAGTGACATTATCATTCCTTGTaaattcgtggcagattaaaatgagtctcgaactcgggatctttgcctttcgctggcaagtgctctaccaactgagctacccaagcacgactcacggtccttcctcacagctttacttctgccagtacctcgtcccctaccttccaaactttacagaagctctcctgcgaaatttgcagaactagcactcctgaaagaaaggatattgcgagacatggtttagccacagcctgagggatgttttcagaatgagattttcactctgcagcggagtgtgcggtgatatgaaacttcctggcagattaaaactgtgtgccgtaccgagactcgaactcgggacctttgcctttcgcgggcaagtgctctaccaactgagctacccaagcacgactcacgtcccgtcctcacaggcaaaggtcccgagctcgagtctcgttccggcacacagtttttaatctgccaggaagtttcatatcagtgcacactcagctgcagagtgaaaatctcattttggaatcaTCATTGTTTGATTTCCCTTTGTGACGGAACGTTTGAGGACGGAATATGTGGCTCTcgttttacttttttctgttttggtTCGTGTGAACACCAGTTATTGTGTCATTTTTAGTTCTGATATATGAATATATCATCTTGGAGTGTCTGGAAAATTTCAACACTAACGTTTACTGCGGTGCTTCTAACGGCTTCCAGCATTTGATCTTAGAGTAGGCAAGTACATTTCAGTTAAAATTGAATGTGTGACTATCTTTCATCGAGCTACTGTAAAActtctttcacactattttcgtgtTATTTCTTAGCAACTTATAATGGAAACAACTTATAGACAATTACGCATACAAGTTGTTAACGAAGTCTTGAACAATTTAAACGAGAATAATTCTTCTTTAGATCAAGACACTTAACAatgtttcagaacaaaaacagtttcGGTTGCTAAATTATGTAATGTTAATGGCTCGTTTCACCCAACTGGGGCATCATCagggcgaaacgcgtcattgagattaaataatttcgcaaccgagactgtttttgttATGAAACACTATTAAACCGGTAGCTGTAACAGCCTGCCTCGATGGGATGGGAAAATTTTTACACTTACTATGTATTTTTCTGAAAAGTAATAGTTTTGGGCGCTCTTTTGGATGTTTTTTGCTTCATGACGATGATTGTCATACCTTCACCACACTGAGTTCACCGGCTGCCTGTGGTAGTAGCAGTATTTGTGTGAATGTGAGTGAATGAATGTTTACTAGTCACAAACAGCGGCATCACAGCGAAGGAGCATAAAACACCCGCACTGATATCAGCTCTTACAATTAACGTTAGCTTACTCGTTTATTAGTTCGGGCTTTTCCGCAAATCAGGAATGGTGCAGTGGTGTAAGAGAAGCGTTTCTGTGGTTTCTtgcaaaatatttaatattaatttctATTTCAGAATATTTATTCTGGCGTCATTGGTCATACTTGAATATGGACATCATGCACACCTAATATACAACCAGGCTATAATGAAAAACAACAATCTGAATCAGCAGTTTTGAGAACAGTGGTTCTCTGAGAAACCTGCTCCAGTTCACGAAAACGGCTTGGTGTGGTGTTGAGTGTAGAATGTGAACGGAGATGTATAAGCGACAAACTTTCACGACTGGCGATGAATATGAAGTACCTGTTTCTTGTAACTGTAAGGAAAACGTTTTATCTATAACTTTGTCCAAAATTCCAGAGGGAAACTGGTACACTCTATTTTTATTTAGGTTTGTGCTTTGTCATTAATTGCCCTCTTGACACAGAATGAACTCGGAGATTGTACTAAAAATGGAAATGGGTTGCCAGTGTTCACCTATCTAGCACAGTGAACTGTGTGATTTTACATGTAGGAGGTCCTTAGAAATATCCTCGAATCACGGACTACATATGTGTCTCAGTTTAGGTCACCATTATGGAAATCTCATCAGATTTTCCATTTGCGGCAAGTAATTGTAGTTGGTTGTACTCTACAATAAGGCTTTAATTGTACAGGGACATCTCCTGAAATGCCAAATAAATGTGTACTTAATTAATAActgtttaaaacaattttttttcagcatTGGTAGTTCTATCTAGTTTTCGAAAGTAATATCCGAAGATAACGAGAAGTGTTTCTTCCACAGGTGAGTGAGCTGTGTGTATATCCTCGCCCCGTTAGCGCTTGCTGCTTGGAGAAAACCACGGCCGACAGTAGCATCGGGTATGGGTCAGCTGGCGGCACTGGAGTCAAACCTTCGGGCTTCTCGGGGCCTGGTGAACGCAGTAGTGTGTCTGCTAGCGCGATGTCCGCAGAAGTCACCGCAGCAAAGCAACGCAACGTGTACCAAGGACGAAGACTGAGACGCTCCGGAAGACGACGATGGGTAGCTGCCAGTCCAGTGAGAATCCGCAATTTGAATTCGCAAAGCAAAGACGCTAGGAGCTCTATAATGACAGAAAATGAAACTGATCGAAATAAGACGCGGGATGTGACAGCAAAGACACTATTGCCACATTATTCTGCGAGTGTCACAACGCATGAGTCAGAGCGTCTCACTGGATCTTTCCTTGCACATGCAAGAGAACTCCCTCAATCTGACCGTCTTCAAGGAGACATTACGTCTTTAAAGACAGCACAAATTGAAGGTCCGACATCATATGCAGTCACTTCAGCATTCGGTGAAACTGAAGCAATTTCCGGTCAACCTCTCCCTGCACAAAGCACCACCatgtttgaggaagaaacttcacaACGCTCGCTGGAAGCAGATGGCGAGCGTTCTGAAAGTTCaaagcggaaactggtgtcataTAACGGTGATAGTTCACAAAGCAGTGACTCATACGTTAGTACTGAGCAGAGCCCTTTATTAGGTATGCATTTACAGTTTacatcagaaaataaaattttatcctcagacaaaagcAGACTTTTGGCTAGTACCACGATAGCAACGAACACAAGAGATAATTCAGTACTTCATAATAACGACAAAGCAAACTCAAAGCACATGCTACCGCAGGCCACTTTGCAGCAATTACGTGGGTCACCTGATAGTGAAACACAGCAATATTTCTCCACTGACCGTGTTAACCTGGAAGAAACGACTCGAAGTGGCAGCAGCCCAACTAAGCCTCCAGCTACTACAGAGCCGTGGGGTTCAGAAGTGACACCACCACCGTCTCATGACTGGATCGATGCTGGCGACAGCGCTGAATACAAAACATCCATTGGGCCTCCATCGGGCCTTTCGCGATTGCCGAGTAAGCATCTTTGGACGGCAGATGATTTTTACCAGCGAATGGAAACGACTGGTTCGACCACAGAGTTTCCAACAGTCGAGCCGATAAATTTAGATGGCAAGTCGGACCACACGACAACGTATGGCACTCTTACCTCAAGCCAAGGGATACCACAGTCTACTCTGAAGCAGCAGCAAGGATCTCCTTACTTAGAGAAATCTAGCAGCGGTAAACGGTCAGGAGCGTCTAATGATTCCGTTAGTACAACACACATTCCACGCCCAGAAGAGAATGTGTCCTTAAGGCAGTTGGCGGATTCTAGCATTGACAGTAAAGAGACCTATGATATCGTACCGCCTTTGGGGCAGTCAGCGTCACTAAGCAGTCAATCGTGGAAGGCAGCTAACGTGTCTCACCCATTGCCACAGGAGACAAGGGAATCCGAAGCCAAGCTGTCGGTATCTATGACGAATCGTCGTGATTATACCAGCACTGCTGAGTCAAGCAATATTTTACCAAATGCCACTATTCGTCAGTTGCATGGACCTCCTGACAATGAATCAGAGTCTTCTACCTCATCTGTCACTCCAGTAAAATTGTGGAAAGAATCACAAGTTTTGGGGTCAGAAAAAATACCTGCACATAACTGGCCTTCTGTTATTACTAATAGCCGTAACAATCAAGAACCTTCTTCTAATGAACCGCCACTAGGTCTTTCGCAGTTACCAAGCACACGCCCATGGAAGTCAGTTGCTGTTCCACAGGAACTGGAGACGGTTGCTTCAGCCATCGAGCTGGCTGCGTCGGCATTGGCTACAGGAGAGGCTGCTGATTCAAACCATGCAGTACCAAAGGCCACGGTAAAGCAGTTACATGGACCTCCTGACAGCAAAATTCAGTTATATCCTCCGTCCAAAAGTGACAGTGCAGAGGACCAAATGAGAACTAATGACGGTCGAGCAGATACCTCGAAAATAGATCACTGGGGCCCAGAGAAGAGACTCCCTTCACATCGCTGGCCAGACTTCGGAGTTTCTACTGGTCATGACAGTCAGGAAGCATCTTCCATGGGACACCAGCAGGGACTTTCACGGTTACCCAGCAAACGCCTATGGAAGTCTGTTGTTGTTCCACATAAACTGGAAACGGCTTCTTCAGACACCGGAACGCCTGCGTCCACACTGGTGACTACAGAAGAGACGTCTAGCCATCCACATGTTGCCAACAGTGCTGATTCAAACCACGTAATACCAGAAACCACCGTGAAGCATGGGCCTCCTGACAGTGAAATTCTGCGGTATCCTCCGTCCAAAACTGCCAGTGCAAAGGACCGAATGAAAGCTAATGATGGTCGAGCAGATACTTCCAAAACAGATCACTGGGGTCCAGAGAAGAGACTCCCGTCTTATCGCTGGCCAAACTTTGGAGTTCCTACTGGTCGAGACAGTGAGGAAGCATCTTCCATGGGACCTCAACAGGGGTTTTCACGATTACCCAGCAAACGCCTATGGACTTTAGTTAACAATGCACAACCAATGATAAGCAAAGATTGGACCACAGAGTCTGCATCTGTCTTGACGAATGCAGGTGCTACATTGAGCCACGGCAGCGTCATTGACACTGGTGTTTCAAGCCACATGATACCAAAAACCACTGTGAAACAGCTGCGTGGGCCTCCGGACAGAGAAACTGAGTGGTATCCTCTATCGGAATTTGTTAACCCAGGGGGTCGAAGAGAAGAGAACAGCAGCCCAACCGAGTCCTCACAGCCATATGGCTGGGGTCCAGAGAAAACACTGCCATCTCATAGACGTCCAGATGGTATGACGATTGATTACGAGAGGCAGGAGACATCTATCCCACGCCCTCCACCTGGACGTCCACAAGTGCCGAGTAAGCATCCGTGGGAATCATCTGATTTTCCTGAAAGAGGGGACGCGAGAGGTTCGGTCATAAAACAACTATTAACCATCGAAAAACAAGCAGGGACGTCGATGTCTGGTAAGAATGTGCAGTATCAGTTAAAAGAGGAGCAGAACATTCCTGTCAACGCCGTAACTCCAAAGACAGAACCTAATTTGCTGCCTATTTTGAGGGTGGCACACCTCTTGTTAGAAGCCGCAAAGAAACAAGCCGACGGACCTTCTGACACGGAGTTGCAACGCTCATCTACGAACGAAACTGCTACAGCCCTGAGAGAGTCAGAGCTCTCTCGAATAACAAAACAGTTGTCTACCATCACGCAATTGCTTATTTCTGGATTGCTACTGAACGTACTCACCACTAAGCAACTGCAAGGTTGTTCCCTAGACAGCCCTCTACTGAACTCTACGTCAGAGGAGTTGCTGGGACCTACACTGACGTCACTAAACTTACCGGCTCCTGATGTTGTGACAGCAACCCCTGGTGTGGCGAGTAGTTACCCAGTCGACTCTCACTACAAAGACACCTCAGTGTGGAATACTTCTTCGGAAACGTCAACAGGCGCCTC
Protein-coding sequences here:
- the LOC124545766 gene encoding mucin-5AC-like, with amino-acid sequence MSAEVTAAKQRNVYQGRRLRRSGRRRWVAASPVRIRNLNSQSKDARSSIMTENETDRNKTRDVTAKTLLPHYSASVTTHESERLTGSFLAHARELPQSDRLQGDITSLKTAQIEGPTSYAVTSAFGETEAISGQPLPAQSTTMFEEETSQRSLEADGERSESSKRKLVSYNGDSSQSSDSYVSTEQSPLLGMHLQFTSENKILSSDKSRLLASTTIATNTRDNSVLHNNDKANSKHMLPQATLQQLRGSPDSETQQYFSTDRVNLEETTRSGSSPTKPPATTEPWGSEVTPPPSHDWIDAGDSAEYKTSIGPPSGLSRLPSKHLWTADDFYQRMETTGSTTEFPTVEPINLDGKSDHTTTYGTLTSSQGIPQSTLKQQQGSPYLEKSSSGKRSGASNDSVSTTHIPRPEENVSLRQLADSSIDSKETYDIVPPLGQSASLSSQSWKAANVSHPLPQETRESEAKLSVSMTNRRDYTSTAESSNILPNATIRQLHGPPDNESESSTSSVTPVKLWKESQVLGSEKIPAHNWPSVITNSRNNQEPSSNEPPLGLSQLPSTRPWKSVAVPQELETVASAIELAASALATGEAADSNHAVPKATVKQLHGPPDSKIQLYPPSKSDSAEDQMRTNDGRADTSKIDHWGPEKRLPSHRWPDFGVSTGHDSQEASSMGHQQGLSRLPSKRLWKSVVVPHKLETASSDTGTPASTLVTTEETSSHPHVANSADSNHVIPETTVKHGPPDSEILRYPPSKTASAKDRMKANDGRADTSKTDHWGPEKRLPSYRWPNFGVPTGRDSEEASSMGPQQGFSRLPSKRLWTLVNNAQPMISKDWTTESASVLTNAGATLSHGSVIDTGVSSHMIPKTTVKQLRGPPDRETEWYPLSEFVNPGGRREENSSPTESSQPYGWGPEKTLPSHRRPDGMTIDYERQETSIPRPPPGRPQVPSKHPWESSDFPERGDARGSVIKQLLTIEKQAGTSMSGKNVQYQLKEEQNIPVNAVTPKTEPNLLPILRVAHLLLEAAKKQADGPSDTELQRSSTNETATALRESELSRITKQLSTITQLLISGLLLNVLTTKQLQGCSLDSPLLNSTSEELLGPTLTSLNLPAPDVVTATPGVASSYPVDSHYKDTSVWNTSSETSTGASDTFSIRSWVSRPIPVVPLPEGVSDVVGDHPSPDGLPPPPPPEFTNEELDGVESVGGSLASGWHTTTTQSPQGCAASSAATSQPPTNYWDTTQSPYNYWYPTTTTTQSPYNYWYQNMNTTQYPYNYWNPSTTTTQSPQNYWNTNEATTQRPYNYWDTSTTAIRPPYNYWYTNKDTTQNPLNYWGTTTSTTPSPYDYWNTNQNLQNFWETTSTTTASPYDYWQTATTTTQSPYSYWSTTTQDPRYWYTTPTSSTPTKSPYEIWYDYWYGNATTSTKSPYENWNDNWYGNVTTTTKSPYENWYDNWYGSTTTTTTTKSPYENWYDNWYGNTTTTTKSPYEDWYANWYGNATTTTKSPYDNWYNYWYSSSSTTTKSPYDSWYDYWSKKRTTTTTPKTSEPQSQYNWYYGWPTTTTSKPPPTNPIQSQYNWYSGWPTTTKSSTTEPPTTQRPWYDYWSAPSTTTSKPPTNGQSQYNWYYGWPTQTTSKSTEPPTTQRPWNDYWSTTSRPPSTQSQNNWFDSWKLPTTTQRPWYDYWSTTSRPQSSQSQYDWYHNWLGTTTATATSQPPTELPTTTRSPWYDYWGTTKRPYAWYNSWGNGPAATTTTTESPTLQAQATGSPPYSYWSPGQQPADPMQSSDNTVSSGDKPALQQLQGTHYKPDGSYVLDMPGHHEEGFYRVPAGGGAPVFVKQGYYTYTDGTGERHTVSYVADEYGYRTSGS